The Nitrospira sp. sequence TCCAGAAGCCGTGATCTTCGATCGCGATGACAATCTCTATATCTCCGATACCATGAACCATCGGGTCCGCAGGGTGGATGCGAAGACCGGTATCATGACGACGGTGGCGGGGAACGGGGACAGTGGGTATGAAGACAAGAATATCGGCGGCTGCGGTGCCGCTCGATTTGTCGCCAAGGAATCGGCTGGGATGTTGAAGCACGGCGACGGTCTACTCGGGATCGATGCCGTGGTGAATTCTCCCGTCGGTGTGGCGTTGGACTCGCAGGGTCACCTCTATATTTGCGAACGCGGAGAAAACAAGATCCGCCGTCTGAAGATCACATAATCCTCATCCTTCGCCGTCACGTTTGTCCCGCACTGGTTTTGTGGTATTCTGACTTCGGCTCCCTCGGAGTACGGTACGGGTGCGAATGACATACATCGGCGGTTCCCGCTCTCACCTTCTTGGATTTCTGTCAGGCCTTGTTGTCCTAGCCAGTCTACTCGGCGGTTTCGGGATTCCGCTCGTCAGTTCGGAGGGGCTGATGATCAGGTCCCAGCTGATGCAAGGTGACCTTCCGAACGCCGCTGATGATGCGGCGTGGCAAAGGGTCTCGCCGACCACGATTCCCCTCAGTGGGCAGGTCATTACCAGGCCGGTGTGGCCGGAGCCGACCGTCCATGCATTGACCGTGAGGTCCGTACACAATGGGATCGACATCGCCTTTCTGCTTGAATGGCAAGACAATACGAAGAATGATCGTCTGACTCCCGGTACGTTCAGGGATGGAGTCGCGATCGGTCTTCCGCTCGGTGATGCACCGGCCTTTTTCTGCATGGGGCAGCTGGACCACTACATCAATATCTGGCACTGGAAAGCGGACTGGCAAAGCGATATCGATCGGCGGGCGGCCCGGGCCCCGGAGAAAAAGGAGGGCGGCGTTCGGACATTCGAGGTCATTCCGCGACGTGTTTCTTCGGTTGAAGATCTGATCGGCGGGGGATTCAGCACGTTGACGACAAAAGATAAACAAGGGCGAGTACAGGGGCAAGCACTGTGGAAAGACGGTGTCTGGCATGTCGTAATGCGGCGTCCCCTGATCAGCGAGGAGCAAGAGAACGAAGCCAAGCTCGTTCCCGGACGTGTCCAGACCGTGTCATTTGCCGTGTGGAACGGAGAAAACAAGGAACGCAACGGTCAGAAGGCCGTGGCCCCGTGGTTTCAGCTCAGCATCGATCCTGTCGCGCACCTGTAACAGAGCAGCGAGCAGATTCGCCTTCGGTCGGTCTCTCTTGTCCGAGTGAGTTCTTCACGGAGCTGAGCTGTGAGGTGGTGGTGGCACACAGGATTTTGAGAGCACGGATTGTATGGAACGTGATGCTGGTCGGCGGTCTTCTTGTGGGTGGTATGGAAAGCGCGTGGGCCGCGACCCAGAACGGCGCCATGACGGAAGAAGAAGCGGTCAAGCTTGGAGAAGAGTTTGGGATCATTGTCGGCGCCGTGGATGAAGAGATTCAAAAGGAACTCAAGCTTCAGAAACCACAGGGCGTTGCAGTGTTCGAGGTGATCGGAAACTCGCGCGCGGACTATGCGGGGATCAAGGTGCGATCCGTCATCAAGGAAATCGACAAACAAGAGATCCGAACCATGACGGACTTCGGGCGGGCCATCAAAAAAGCCATGAAAGAATGCAATTTTACCGTTGGAACCTATGAGCCGGCCGATCCCGACGATCCTGTCGGATGGGGCGTCAATTTTCATTTCGTCGGCTGTAAGCGGGATTAGCAGAATGTTGAATATGTCCGCCGGCAATCGTCGGCGAATTACAGCCGTATCGATATGTCTTGCCCTTCTTGTGAGCGGCGGCCTGTATCATCGGCAAGCGGCTGCGGAGGATGCCAAGGGGCAAGCCCCCGGGAATTGGGTCGCAGAGATTGAAAAAGTATTCATCCGGTCGGAAGACTGCAAACAATGCCACGATCGTCATTATGAAGAGTGGAAGGGCGCCAGGGAGCAGACGCCGGATTTGAAAATCTTTGGCCGTGTGGATGCCGCTCTTCTACACGGCACGTCGCTGGAGTCTCCGGTCTTTCGTGCCGTCCTGGGTCTTTGGAAGCAGACGAATCCCACGCCAGACGAACAGCAGCGTTGTCTCGCGTGCCATGTGCCGTCCGTGATCACGTTCCCTCAGCATGCCGAGAAGATTGCGGCGCAAGTGATTGCCGGGAAGCCAAGGATCGAGGGGATCGGTTGTGCGGCCTGCCATTTGATGAACGGAATGGACAAGACCTCAAACTCGCCGCCGACCTTCACACTGCAGCCGGGCAACACACTCTACGGTCCGTACTCCAATCCCGAGGAGAACCTCGTCCATCAGGCCGTGCAGTCGGATCAGTTTCGCGCAGCCAGTTTTTGCGCATCTTGTCATTTCGATAAAGTGAAGGATGTGACGCAGAAGAATCTGCCGGGGGAAATTCTTGAGGGAACAATTTGTCAGGATTGCCACATGGAGTCCTCGACCGGGAGCTCCACCTCGAGGCGTGGAGCAATGACCAGAGCCATCGGACGCCACTGGTTTCGTGGTGTCGTCGTCGCCGGGACGATGTTGAAGAACCGAAATCTGCAAGCGGAGTGGATGCCTCGCATTGACATTGAGGCGACAAGAACCGGCATGGTGGTGGAAGGCACCGGCATTGTAAAAGTCGGCAGCCTCCCGCACAGTTTTCCCGATGGCGATCCGGTCCTGAAGCAGTTTTTTCTGACGATCACGGTGAAAGATGCGAAAGGGAGCACGTTAGCGGAAGAGACAAAACAGTTTGGCTTGCCCTATGACAAGATCCTTCGCGGGCCGATCCCTGATCCCTTCATCAAGGGTGGCAACACGAGGAAGGTTCCCTTTGCACTGACGCTTCCCCGGGGGGCCGCCGCCTCGTCAATCGAGGCCGTGCTGACCTATGCCCTTATTCCAAAGCCTGAGCCTCCCTTACAGGAAAGGTATTTCGCCACTCTCCAAGCGGACACCGAACGCGAAGAGGCGCGGAAGATCATCCAGGAATATACGCAGCGGCGCTTTCTGACCTATCGTGTCAAATCACTCTCCTAGCAGAATGATGAAAAAGTCCTCCAGCGTCGTGCTCGCTTCGCTCGGAGACTCAACGTACCGATGCGTGGCCGCTGACCGTTCGAGAGTGAAGCCATTGCTTACCATGGTAGTAGTTGGGCTCTGTTTGGTCGTAATGATCGGTGCCGCTGTGTTATCCGATGGCGCGGGTACATCCGCCCTGGCACAGAATGCGGCTGGCCAGTCGTTGATCGAGAAGACCTTCCCACATTCCAACAAGTGCAAACGGTGTCACGAGCGGGTGTATGAAGAGTGGGAAACCTCGCCTTTGTCGAAGTCCATCCATTCCCCGGCATTCCGTGCGTCACTCGATATGTACTTGAACTCAGCCGGTGGAAAGGACAAAACGTTGTGCTTCAGGTGTCATGCTCCGCACGTCCGAGAATTCCCGGATCATGCGCAACTCTTTGTCGATCAAGCGAAGGCGGGTGATCCGTCCTTGGACGGCGTCGCGTGCAGCCAGTGCCATCTGATCAAGCACGTGGATCGAGCGAAGCATCCGCCGGAACCGAAGTATGAGATCGGCGGCAAGACACTGTATGGCCCATACCAGGATTTCGTCCAGAATCTCGCGCACCAGTCGATGGAACTGAGTCTGTTCCAGAAATCCGATCTGTGTTTGAACTGCCATCAGTCCGTGCCGTCGGCGGTGAACTTGGGCAAGTCCAACGACTTGCTGGGGAATTGGGACCAAAGCCAGGCCATAAAGTCCGGCAAAGAATGTCAGACGTGCCATATGCCGCAACAAGTCGGGGAGTCGGCCAACGGGGAAAAGAAACGCAAGATCGCCAATCATAGCTTCCCGGGTCGTATCGGCAAGCTTCGGCAAGAGGCTGCGAAATTAGACGTGCAGACGAAAGTCGACGGTGACAAGACGACTGTCATGGTAAAGGTCCAAAGCCTGGTACCACACAACCTGCCTGCCACCCATCCTGCCTGGGCTGCGGTGGTGTTAAATCTGGACGTCAAAGGGAAAAACCTCAAAACGGTGTTCACGGATAAACGTGTCTATGGTCGGACGTACGTGGACGCTCGAGGACAGAAGACGATCTTTGACTTTGAAGCGACGAAAGTGGCAGAAGACACGGTTTTGAAACCGGAAGAAACCAAAGAGGAAACATTCACATTTCCGACCCCGAAAGACACGAAGACGTTCGATATTGAAGTCGGGTTGAATTACTCGCCTTTGAATGGCCCCGAATCATTTCTCCAGCGCGTCGAAGCAGAATCATCCCATGGAGCACAGGATCCCGCCTTCCAGCCGATCGAGATCGTGAAGCGGACGGAGAATATTCCGGTCAGCAGGTAATCGCCATTGGCCGTCCGTCTCTCATGAGGCGCGAACCGGATGAGGGCGCAGCGTTCACAAGCTTGTCCGCGGGATACACTCCACGAACGCCGCGTCATGTGCATTCCGCCGTTGCCAGAGGCGGTCCCCCTTGGATGATACCGATACAGAGGGCATACGCAACGAACCGGCCGTACGGCACGTTGCGGCATTGCTCCCTATCCGACTCGACCCAGTAGTTCCGCTTTGAGACCCGCTTGAGAAAGCGCTGCGTGGTAAAGGGGCTCTTGCCGTCTCGGAGCAGCCCGTCGAAAAACTCGTTGTAACCCATCGGCAAGCTGGCCACGATCTGTCCACCGGGGGCCAGGCATCGGTTCCGAAGGTGTTTGATGGCCCGCAGCATTTTATCCGGCTCTCGCGGCTCCTCGTCCCATCCGACGTGTTCCAGCGTTGAGATACTCAGGATAAGGTCGTACCGCTCTGTTGGCACAAACTCGACAATGTCCTTGTTGATGACACCGGGAGCTACCTCGTACTTGTCGACCACATCGTGGTGGGTCGGGAAGTAATGCGAGAGCACGTTGCCGACCTCGAGAATTCGTGCAGTCTGATGACGAAGAAGGATTTCCCGGAAGATCGGGATTTCAACGCCACGCTCATTTTTCCAAGTCTTGTTACAGAAGTGATAGAGGTAGGGGTACGATCGCCCATCAAAGGTAAAGGTCTTGGCCCTTGTCCAGCGGGTCAGCGCCATCTTGGCAAAGCGCCAGTAGCGCGCGGATGCGCTCTCGCTGCCGGTGGCGGCATTGGTGTAGTCGTAGGTGTAGGGCATGAAGAAAACGGTCATTCAAAGAGAATGCGGGAACCAGGGGACTTCATCTTGAAGATTTGCAAGGCATTGTAAATGCCTTTGGCGGGATGGTTCAGGATCAGACGGGAATTGGTGATATGCGTATCGAGGAGCTCGTATTGCCCGCCGCTATAATACAGATCACAGTCATCAATCTGGCAGTTCTTGTAGACATGATTGTCTAATGCGAGTTTCGCCTTCGTGAAGGTCTGGCCGTCGATCACGATGTAATTTGGTTCGAATTCCATAGAGTTTCTTATGGCGAACTATAGCAAAGTAGACGATGGACGTAAACTAGCTCACGGGCAACCATGAAGCCAGTCATCAGCATTCTAATTCGGAACGATCCGAAACACATTGCCATCTTGAGTCAGAATATAAAGGTCTCCTGAACTGTCTTGGCCGAAGCTGGTTATTGAAGGTACGGTAAGCAGAGGCCACTCTGTTTGTTCGAGAGCCGACCCGTTGTCGAATCGAAAACTGCGAACAAAGCGGGCGCAGAAATCCGCATAGAAATAGGTGCCTTGGATTGCCGGCACTGCCTGGCCTCGATACACGTAGCCGCCGGTGATGGCGCAGGCTCCGTTGTCGTGGGTATATTCCAGGATCGGCAAGGTGAGTCCACCGCTATTACAGTTGACAGTCGGATTAAAACAGATCGATCCTTCCATGAGCCGCCATCCGTAATTCAGTCCGCGTCCTGCACTGGGTCCTTGTGACACATTAACCTCTTCCCGTGCGCCTTGGCCGACGTCTCCGACATACAGATCGTCACCATCAAACGAAAAACGCCAGGGATTACGGAGTCCATAGCTCCAGACCAACTGATCACCTCCGCCGAGGACAAAAGGATTGATTTCTCCATTCGTACAGGCAGCTCCGGTGGTCGGATCGATCCGGAGAATCTTCCCCAGCCGACTTGCGAGGTTCTGAGCATTGTTGCCGGGATCCCCTGAGCTTCCTCCGTCACCGACTCCTGCATATAGACAACCATCCGGTCCGAATATCAACATGCCTCCGTTATGGTTGGCAAAGGTCGGATGCGGAATGGAAACTAAGATGACCTGCGAAACCGGATTGGCGAGGTTGGCATTCGTTGCTGATACCAAAAACCGAGCGATCGTGATCGTGCCATTGGCATCCGTATACTGGACGTAGAAGCGGCCGTTCGCATTGTAGTCTGGGTCAAAGGCCAGCCCCAGTAATCCTCGTTCTCCTGCGCTGGTGATGCCGGTTAAAGAGAGATATGTGGCGAGCACGGTTCCCGTTACACGATCAAGAACCTTAATGATACCACCCTGTTCCACGACAAACAGACGGGTGGAGTCACCCTGAGGAGCGGTGAGGAACACAGGAGAGTTCAGACTGCTGGCGACGAGTTGGAGCTGAAGGCTGGTTGCAGTCGGGACGGTATTCGTGTTCTGTGGGTCACTGGCACTATTGCACGCTGCGAGGAGACCGACGAAATACCAACCAAGAGTTATGCGGATGATTGTCTGTCGCATGGTTGGGCTGTTGTCCTGCTTGAAGGATGATTTGTATCCTATCATTCCAACCGGCGGCAAATCGCTAGATCAATGGAAGGCGGCGTGTTCATCTCACGTGTCGGCAACGATTGAACACCGTCATCGTCACTATTTCAAACGCCCAGTATTTTGTCTTGATCCGCTCAGGCTAACCCTATAGAATGGCTGAGCTTTTCGGGTGGTTAGCTTCTGATTCGACTCCGCCCGCCTTGGGTTTCCCCACTCGCGCATGTACTTTGGATGGGTTGAAGCCACGGAGAGCCGTGTGACATATGGAGTTCGTTTAACCAGCAGGAGGATTGCCAGTGAGTGATTCAGCGATTGTAATCTTTGCACTCATCGCGGCCGTGACCGGTATTGCCTATGGACTGTACCTGGCGATGTGGGTGTTCAAGCTCGATGCCGGCAACGCGAAGATGCAGGAAATCTCAAAGGCCATTCAAGAAGGTGCCGGCGCCTATATGAATCGACAGTACAAAACTGTCGGCTTCGTGGCGGCGGGTCTGTTCGTTGTTCTGGCAGCTGCCGGAGCAGTGTCGGATAAATTCGGCTTGCTCACCGCGATTGGTTTCTTGGTCGGCGCGGGAGCCTCGTCCATCGCCGGCTATGTCGGAATGATTATCGCGGTTCGCGCCAATGTGCGCACTGCGCAAGCCGCGCATAACGGCATGAACGCCGCCCTGATCGTTGCTTTCCGGGGTGGGGCGGTGACCGGTCTCTTGCTGATCGGGCTCGGCCTGCTGGCCATTACGGCCTTCTATACCATCGCTCAGTCGATTGCCGGTCAGGAGAAAGCCATCCATGCATTGCTCAGTCTCGGCTTCGGCGGCAGCTTGATCTCGGTCTTTGCGCGTGTCGGCGGTGGGATCTACACAAAGGCAGCGGACGTCGGCGCCGACTTGGTCGGCAAGGTCGAGGCGGGTATTCCAGAGGATGATCCGAGGAATCCGGCTGTTATCGCGGATAACGTCGGTGACAATGTGGGAGATTGTGCCGGAATGGCGGCAGACCTGTTTGAGACCTATGCCGTGACGACAGTGGCAGCAATGGTGCTGGCGTTTACAATGTTCAAGGGAGCGACCGCCCCGATTCTTTATCCGCTGGCCTTGGGTGGCGTGACGATCTTTGCGACCATCATCGGTATTCTCTTTGTAAAGGTCAGCGAGGGCGGTGAAATCATGACCGCCCTCTATAAGGGGTTGTTTGTGGCCGGCGGGATTTCGGCCGCGGCGTTCTTCCCAATTACCTCAAAAATCATGGATGGGGTGGGTGGTGTCAGCGGCATGAGCTACTACTTTGCGGCACTAATTGGTCTGACTGTGACCTTGGCGCTCGTGTTCATTACCGACTACTACACGTCGAAGAGTTATGAGCCGGTAAAGTATATTTCCAAAGCCAGCGAAACCGGGCACGCCACCAACATTATCGCAGGCCTGGCAGTAGGCATGCAGTCGACATCGGCTCCTGTGGTGGTGATTTCCGCGGCGATTCTCGGCAGTTACTGGATTTGCGGTGGGGCGGAATCAGGAGGGCTTTATGGCGTCGCCGTTGCAGCGGTGTCCATGCTCTCGATGGCCGGGATCGTTGTCGCGATCGATGCCTTTGGTCCGATCACCGATAACGCCGGTGGTATCGCCGAAATGTCGCACCTGGGCAAGGAAGTGCGCGACATCACCGATCCATTGGATGCCGTCGGCAATACGACGAAGGCGGTCACCAAAGGGTATGCGATTGGGTCTGCCGCATTGGCGGCAGTGGTGCTGTTTGCCGAATACTCGCGTGAGGTGGCCGCACACAATCCGGCGCTGGCTGCATTCGATCTTTCCAATCCAAAAGTCCTGGTTGGGCTGTTCCTCGGCGGTATGTTGCCGTTTATCTTCGGCGCCATGTGTATGAGGGCCGTCGGTGAAGCGGGAGGGCTGATTGTGGAAGAAGTAAGGCGGCAGTTCAGAACGATCAAAGGCATCATGGAGGGGACAGGTAAGCCGGAGTATGGGACCTGTGTGGATATCGTGACCCAGGCGGCAATTCAAAAGATGATGATTCCCGGTTTGATTCCTGTGGTCTCGCCGGTGGTTGTCGGTGTGGTGCTTGGCCCACAAGCGCTCGGCGGCGTGTTGGTCGGCAGCATCGTGACCGGTCTGTTCGTTGCGATTTCCATGACAAGCGGCGGTGGCGCGTGGGACAACGCCAAGAAGTTCATCGAAGAGCAGGGCAAAAAGGGCACCGAAACACACAAGGCGGCGGTTACGGGCGATACAGTCGGTGATCCGTACAAGGATACGGCAGGTCCAGCCATCAACCCGATGATCAAGGTGATCAATATCGTGGCTCTGCTCATTGTTTCGCTGATTGTATAATAGCGCCTCTCGTCTTTGGTGAGACGTTGTTTGCGTGACGAAAAGCATCTGTCACCTGATCTGGGAGGGTTCCTCTCTCAATTACAAACTCCCCTGAGGGAATCGGCTTGTATTCCACGAGAGGCCATTTATAGATTCTACCTTGGCTTGACGGCTTCGCGAGTGCTGGAGTAAGGTGAATGTGACTATCCCGGATTCTTGGGAGGTGCTCGGATGGAAAAGCAAGAGCGAAAACAGGAAGCCAAACGAGAGCCGCAAGGGAAGGAAGAAGTAAAGGCCAATCCCAAGGTCGTCGAGGCCGGCAAGAAAATTAAAGAGGACATCGACAAACTGGTCGACGAAATCGATGATGTCCTTGAAAAAAACGCTGAAGAATTTGTGAAGAATTACGTTCAGAAAGGAGGGGAATAGCGCAGGTTCGAAGTCTCCCCTCTTGTTCGACGAAGCTTACCCGTCCTCGCAGCCTATCTGTTTGACAAAGTAGAAGCGGCTTATTACAGTCTTTTACCTTTCCCTGTGATCCCTGGTCTGAATGTTGGAACGGCCCAGGCCCGTAAGGAGGCGAGGATGAAGTCTAAGCTCTGGGTCGTTCGCCAGGTAGATCCCGTCCAACGCGGCCTCATATCTCGGGCCTTGTCGATCTCCTCGGCTACTGCGTCACTGTTGCTCAATCGCGGTGTCACCAGTGTGGACCAGGCGACAGCTTGGATGTCCCCGATCAAGACGCATGATCCTTTCCTGATTCCCGACATGGAGCGGGCGATTGACCGTCTTCATCAGGCAATGCGACGGCACGAGCGGGTGTGCTTTTATGGTGATTACGATGTGGACGGCATGTCCGCCACCAGTATCTACCTCTCATTCTTCCGCGGGCTTGGCGCTGAAGCTCGAGCATACGTTCCTCACCGCTTGCGAGAGGGCTATGGTCTCAATGAGGCTGCCGTCAGGATATTGGCCAAGGAAGGTGTCACTTTGCTGGTCACGTCCGACTGCGGGACGACATCGCACCGTGAGATTGCCGTCGCAAATGAACTCGGGATGGATGTGATCGTGACCGATCACCATCAAAGCGATATGGATATGCCGCCTGCTCTGGCAGTGATGAATCCGCATCGCCGGGAGGCCCAGTATCCCTTTCATGGGCTCTGTTCCGGCGGGCTTGCCTATAAGGTCGCCCAGGCCTATGAGATAAAATATGGATCGGGTTCTGCGTCCTTGGAGTCGCTGTTGGATTTGGCCGCACTTGCGACGATCGCCGATGTCGTTCCACTCCAGGATGAAAACCGACTGTTCGTTCGCGAGGGCCTCGCCCATATTTCACGAGGTGCCCGCTGCGGCATACGGGCCTTGAAACAGGTGGCGGGCATTAGTCGTGACTGCACGGCGGAGACGATCGCCTTCAAACTCGGGCCTCGACTCAATGCCGCGGGGCGCTTGGATGAGGCCATCAAAGGCGTCAAGCTCCTGACTACGGAGTCGGAGCGGGAAGCCAAAGAGTTGGCTGAAGACTTGGAGCAATTGAATCGAGCTCGCCGGGAACTTGAGGCCGATATTCTTCGGGATGCATTAAGACAGGTCGAATCACGGGAGTTACCCGCCGGTATCGTATTGTACGCGCGAGGGTGGCATCTGGGAGTCGTCGGTATCGTGGCTGCCCGCATCATGGAGCACTTTCACCGTCCGACGGTCGTGGTTGCCGTGAATGAACACGGGGTCGGGAAAGGATCGGCTCGGACCATACCCGGATTCGACCTCTATCAAACCTTAGCGAGTTGCCGGGATTTGCTTATGGCATTCGGTGGTCATCCCAGTGCGGCCGGGGTCACCATTCAGGAGGCGATGTTGCCGGAATTTGCGGAGCGGTTTGCTGCGATCGCGGAAGCATGGATCCGGGAGACTCAAAGCGTTCCCATGTTGCATGTCGATTCAGAAGTGCGTCTGGACGAGATCACGCTTCAGCTGATCCGGGAAATCGGCGTGCTGCATCCATTCGGTGCCGGGAATCCGGAGCCGACCTTCGCCGTCAGGCGTCTGGATGTCCTCAACGCACGCGTTGTCGGAGAGAAGCATTTGAAGCTGACAGTCCGGCAGGACAGGTCTTTACCGTTTGATAGTATAGGATTCGGGATGAAATCGCTGGAGGATCAGGGGTTGTCGTTAAAGACACCCGTCGACGTTGCCTTTACGCCCGAGCTCAACCATTGGAATGGCTATGATCGAATTCAATTGCGTATTCGAGACATAAGGGCGGCGGGGTGTGAGTAACAGACGATGTACGAAACTGTCACAGATATCGACCAACTGCTGGATCGCCTCCAAAGCTATCAACCGGACGCCGATCTCGCTTTGGTGCGAAAGGCTTATCAGTTCTCCGCCAAAGCCCACGAAGGACAAACACGCCGCTCCGGCGAACCCTACGTAAAACATCCCGTGGCGGTGGCCGGTGTGTTGACGGCCCTCAAAACCGACGCCACAGCAATCGTGGCTGGACTCCTCCACGATACGTTGGAAGATACGGTGGCCACGGCCGATGAACTTCAACAGGAATTCGGCAAGGAAGTCGTCCAGCTCGTCGACGGAGTCACGAAGATCGGGAAGATCACCTTTCGAAGCTCCGAAGAGAAGCAGGCCGAAAACTTCCGCAAAATGGTGCTCTCGATGGCGGATGATATCCGCGTCGTGATCATCAAGCTGGCCGACCGACTCCACAATATGCGGACACTCGAACACCTTAAAGAAAGTAAGCGCCAAGAGATTGCACAGGAGACGCTGGAGATCTATGCGCCATTGGCCAACCGCATCGGAATCGGCTGGGTGAAGAACGAGCTCGAGGATCTCTGCCTCAAACATCTCAAGCCGGATGTCTACGAAACCTTGCGCGTCAGCGTCGCGAAGCGGGACGAAGATCGCCAGCAATATATCCAAGAGGTCCAAGCACTGGTCGAGAAGGCTCTGGTGGAAAACGGGCTGGCTGGGGCGGTGTACGGCAGGCCCAAGCATCTCTACGGCATCTATCAAAAGATGAAGAAGCAATCGATCTCGTTTGAAGAGGTCTATGACCTCACTGCGTTACGGATCATTACCGATACCAAGATGAACTGCTATGCGGTACTCGGGGTGATCCATTCGCTGTGGCGTCCGTTGCCGGGCCGTTTCAAGGATTACATCGCGATTCCCAAGTCCAATCTCTATCAGTCGCTCCATACGACCGTGGTCGGACCGAAAGGCGAGCATGTGGAATTTCAGATTCGCACTGAGGAGATGCACCGTGTGGCCGAATACGGGATCGCGGCCCATTGGAAATATAAGGAACAGGGGCGGGTGCAGGATAAAGACAGCAAAGCATTTGGATGGCTGAGGCAATTCATCGAATGGCAAAAGGACTTGCCGGATAACCGCCAATTCATGGATTCGGTGAAACTCGAGCTGTTCCACGACGTCGTGTACGTCTTTACGCCTAAGGGAATGGTGAAAGAGCTGCCCAAGGGGGCGACCCCGGTGGATTTTGCGTATGCCATTCATACGGAAGTGGGCGATCACTGTGTCGGTGCGAAGGTCAACGGTAAGATCGTTCCGCTCAAGCATGAGGTGACGAGCGGTGATACCATCGAGATCCTGACGTCGTCCAATCAGACTCCGCACAAGGACTGGCTCAAGTTCGTCCGAACGTCACGGGCAAAAACAAAAATCAAACATTGGATCAAAGCGGAGGAACAGAAGCGAAGCCTGGAAATCGGCCGGCGCTTGCTCGAAGCGGAGATCCGTCGTCATGGGTTAGCTCCGGCACAAGTGTTGAAGTCCGATTCACTGCTCGAGATCGCCAAACAAGAAGGATATGAATCGACTGACGAACTGGCCGCAGCCGTTGGATTCGGCAATGTCGCCACGGCTCAAATCGTCGGAAGGTTGATCACCCCTGCATCCGGGAATGCGCCTGTTCAGCCGGAACCTGTGACCCTCCCAAAAGTCCCAAGCCGGGGAAGAGAAGAACGGGGAGTTCAGGTGAAGGGCGGCCGTGATCTTTTGATGCAACTGTCCCGCTGCTGTAATCCGGTTCCCGGTGACAAAATCTTGGGATACATCACCCGCGGAAGGGGTCTGACAATTCATTCTGTCGACTGCCCTAACTTGGAAGCGTTAGATTATGATCGAGAACGGTTGGTTGAAGTGGAATGGGATACCGCCACGCCCAGCCAACACGCGGTAAAAATCGCCGTGATTGCGGAGGATAAGACCGGGGTCCTGGCGAATGTCTC is a genomic window containing:
- a CDS encoding PQQ-dependent sugar dehydrogenase, whose translation is MRQTIIRITLGWYFVGLLAACNSASDPQNTNTVPTATSLQLQLVASSLNSPVFLTAPQGDSTRLFVVEQGGIIKVLDRVTGTVLATYLSLTGITSAGERGLLGLAFDPDYNANGRFYVQYTDANGTITIARFLVSATNANLANPVSQVILVSIPHPTFANHNGGMLIFGPDGCLYAGVGDGGSSGDPGNNAQNLASRLGKILRIDPTTGAACTNGEINPFVLGGGDQLVWSYGLRNPWRFSFDGDDLYVGDVGQGAREEVNVSQGPSAGRGLNYGWRLMEGSICFNPTVNCNSGGLTLPILEYTHDNGACAITGGYVYRGQAVPAIQGTYFYADFCARFVRSFRFDNGSALEQTEWPLLTVPSITSFGQDSSGDLYILTQDGNVFRIVPN
- a CDS encoding PDZ domain-containing protein, with the translated sequence MAHRILRARIVWNVMLVGGLLVGGMESAWAATQNGAMTEEEAVKLGEEFGIIVGAVDEEIQKELKLQKPQGVAVFEVIGNSRADYAGIKVRSVIKEIDKQEIRTMTDFGRAIKKAMKECNFTVGTYEPADPDDPVGWGVNFHFVGCKRD
- the recJ gene encoding single-stranded-DNA-specific exonuclease RecJ; its protein translation is MKSKLWVVRQVDPVQRGLISRALSISSATASLLLNRGVTSVDQATAWMSPIKTHDPFLIPDMERAIDRLHQAMRRHERVCFYGDYDVDGMSATSIYLSFFRGLGAEARAYVPHRLREGYGLNEAAVRILAKEGVTLLVTSDCGTTSHREIAVANELGMDVIVTDHHQSDMDMPPALAVMNPHRREAQYPFHGLCSGGLAYKVAQAYEIKYGSGSASLESLLDLAALATIADVVPLQDENRLFVREGLAHISRGARCGIRALKQVAGISRDCTAETIAFKLGPRLNAAGRLDEAIKGVKLLTTESEREAKELAEDLEQLNRARRELEADILRDALRQVESRELPAGIVLYARGWHLGVVGIVAARIMEHFHRPTVVVAVNEHGVGKGSARTIPGFDLYQTLASCRDLLMAFGGHPSAAGVTIQEAMLPEFAERFAAIAEAWIRETQSVPMLHVDSEVRLDEITLQLIREIGVLHPFGAGNPEPTFAVRRLDVLNARVVGEKHLKLTVRQDRSLPFDSIGFGMKSLEDQGLSLKTPVDVAFTPELNHWNGYDRIQLRIRDIRAAGCE
- a CDS encoding sodium-translocating pyrophosphatase; translation: MSDSAIVIFALIAAVTGIAYGLYLAMWVFKLDAGNAKMQEISKAIQEGAGAYMNRQYKTVGFVAAGLFVVLAAAGAVSDKFGLLTAIGFLVGAGASSIAGYVGMIIAVRANVRTAQAAHNGMNAALIVAFRGGAVTGLLLIGLGLLAITAFYTIAQSIAGQEKAIHALLSLGFGGSLISVFARVGGGIYTKAADVGADLVGKVEAGIPEDDPRNPAVIADNVGDNVGDCAGMAADLFETYAVTTVAAMVLAFTMFKGATAPILYPLALGGVTIFATIIGILFVKVSEGGEIMTALYKGLFVAGGISAAAFFPITSKIMDGVGGVSGMSYYFAALIGLTVTLALVFITDYYTSKSYEPVKYISKASETGHATNIIAGLAVGMQSTSAPVVVISAAILGSYWICGGAESGGLYGVAVAAVSMLSMAGIVVAIDAFGPITDNAGGIAEMSHLGKEVRDITDPLDAVGNTTKAVTKGYAIGSAALAAVVLFAEYSREVAAHNPALAAFDLSNPKVLVGLFLGGMLPFIFGAMCMRAVGEAGGLIVEEVRRQFRTIKGIMEGTGKPEYGTCVDIVTQAAIQKMMIPGLIPVVSPVVVGVVLGPQALGGVLVGSIVTGLFVAISMTSGGGAWDNAKKFIEEQGKKGTETHKAAVTGDTVGDPYKDTAGPAINPMIKVINIVALLIVSLIV
- a CDS encoding ubiquitin-like protein Pup, whose protein sequence is MEKQERKQEAKREPQGKEEVKANPKVVEAGKKIKEDIDKLVDEIDDVLEKNAEEFVKNYVQKGGE